The following coding sequences lie in one Zingiber officinale cultivar Zhangliang chromosome 2B, Zo_v1.1, whole genome shotgun sequence genomic window:
- the LOC122049692 gene encoding horcolin-like: MVCPNFIFNIIVDNCFCGLWKSGGQPKTDIKKLKTEMEKLKAERNDIKSKIEEARREGRHTSAEAQQQQRDLKSLEGQVVAIFEDFTGIKFQNNIKVGPWGVAGDCNFDIGGSVSQITKVRLHTGGVVDNLEISYIVDGSNFDTPTLGGSGGGTYHSFTLDRGEYINSMVGFVGAYNGESCISQLKFKTNFGNTHGPFGGGGGKEFTVPVTAGRIVGFFGEYDKYLKEIGVYVALT, from the exons ATGGTTTGCCCCAATTTCATCTTCAACATAATCGTCGACAATTGCTTCTGCGGGTTATGGAAATCCGGTGGGCAGCCCAAAACCGATATCAAGAAGTTGAAGACAGAAATGGAAAAGCTTAAAGCTGAACGGAACGATATCAAAAGTAAAATCGAAGAAGCCAGGCGTGAGGGAAGACATACAAGTGCGGAAGCCCAGCAGCAGCAGCGCGACCTGAAGTCATTGGAAGGCCAAGTAGTTGCTATCTTtgaggatttcacagggatca aGTTTCAAAATAACATCAAGGTTGGACCATGGGGAGTCGCCGGCGACTGCAACTTTGACATTGGTGGATCTGTGTCCCAAATCACAAAGGTCAGACTCCACACAGGTGGCGTCGTCGATAATTTGGAGATCTCCTACATAGTCGACGGGAGTAATTTCGACACACCGACACTAGGCGGCAGCGGTGGTGGCACCTATCACTCG TTCACACTCGATCGTGGCGAATATATCAACTCGATGGTTGGGTTCGTCGGCGCTTATAACGGCGAAAGTTGCATCTCTCAGCTCAAATTTAAGACCAACTTCGGAAATACGCATGGGCCTTTTGGGGGAGGAGGCGGCAAGGAGTTCACTGTTCCGGTCACGGCGGGTCGAATTGTTGGATTCTTTGGCGAGTACGACAAGTATCTAAAGGAGATCGGAGTCTACGTGGCTCTTACTTAA